AGGCCGAGGTGCGCTGGAACGACCTGCGCGACGACCCCACCGTCGGCGGACTGGTGCTCACCCTGCGCGACGTCACCGACCAGCGCCAGATGGAGCGGGAGCTCACCCACCGTGCCTTCCACGACTCGCTGACCGGCCTCGCCAACCGGGTGCTGTTCCAGGACCGGGTGGGCCACGCGCTGTCCCGCAGCGGCCGGCGCGGCACGGTCACCGGGGTGCTCTTCATCGACCTCGACGACTTCAAGATGGTGAACGACACCCAGGGCCACGCGGTCGGCGACGAGCTGCTGGTCGCCGTCTCGCTGCGGATCTCCACCGCGCTGCGCACCTCGGACACCGCGGCCCGGCTGGGCGGCGACGAGTTCGCCGTGCTGGTGGAGGACGCGCTCTCGCCGGAGGACGTCGGGGCGACCGCCTCCGCCGTGCTGTCGGTCTTCGAGGAGCCCTTCCGGCTCAGCTCCGGCGCGGTGCGGGTGGCGGCCAGCGTCGGTGTGGCGACCACGGAGGACAGCGAGGACTCCGCCGAGTTGCTGACCCACGCCGACCTGGCGCTGTACTCGGCGAAGGCGGCCGGGAAGCGGCAGTGGTGCACCTACCAGCCGGCCCTGCAGGCGGGCCTGGTCGAGCGGCACGAACTGAACGAGAGCCTGGACACGGCCATCGCCGAATCCGCCTTCGCGCTCTACTACCAGCCGATCGTCGACCTGGCCGGCGGCGAGCTGGTGGCGTTCGAGGCCCTGGTGCGCTGGCCGCACGAGCGGCGCGGCATGGTGCTGCCGGAGGAGTTCATCTCGCTGGCCGAGGAGAGCGGGCAGATCGTGCCGCTGGGCGCCTGGGTGCTGGAGCGGGCGGCCGCCGAGGCGGCGCGGTGGCAGCGGGAGATCGGCGGGCTGCGCGAGACGGCGGGGCGTTCGCAGCTGCGGGTCAGCGTCAACGTCTCGGCCCGGCAGTTCCGCGACGCGGGCTTCGTGGACACTGTGCGGCGCGTGGTCGAGAACAGCGGGATGGCGCCGGGCACCCTGGTGCTGGAGCTCACCGAGAGCGTGCTGATGCGCCGTGACGAGCGGGTCCGCACCGACATGCAGATGCTCGGCGACCTCGGTGTGCGGATCGCCATCGACGACTTCGGCACCGGCTACTCGTCGCTCAGCTACCTGCGCGAGTTCCCGATCTCGATCCTCAAGATCGACAAGTCGTTCATCGACGGGCTCGGCCACTCCCAGCAGCAGTACGCCCTGGTGGAGGGCATCGCGAGGATCGCGGACACGCTCGGGGTGCAGGTCATCGCGGAGGGCATCGAGAACACCGTGCAGCGCGACCTGCTGGCCGCGATGGGATGCCCGCTCGGCCAGGGGTACCTGTTCGCCCGTCCGCTGACCGCCGATCAGGCGGGCCTGCTGGTGCGGGACGACGCGGAGCCGGCCGGGGTGCGGAGCGGCGGGAAGGGGCGGTCCGGGAGGGTGTGACCGGTGCGCGTGACCACCTGGCGGTCCGTCAAGTTACCATCGGGTAGATTGTTGGTGATCTGCCAAAGGACTCCCTTCCGTGTCTGACCGTCGACCGCGCCCGCACGGGCGCGTCACCCGTCCCCTGCTCGTCCTCGCGGCCGCGCTCGGCGTGCTGCCCGCCGCCGGGCCGGCCGCCGCCGCGCCCGGCCCGGCCCGGCCCGCCGCGTCCGCCACCCCGCACCTGGACGCGGTGGAGGCCGCGCTGCGCGAGGTCTCCCCGGGCCTGGAGGGACAGGTCTGGCAACGCACCGGCGGCAACCGCTTCGACGGGGTGCTGCAGACCCCCGGCTGCTGGGGCGACGACGCCTGCCGCGTCCGGACCGGCAGCGACCGCCTCCTCGCGGCGACCACCGCTGCCGTCGCCGCGGCCACCCGCACCGTGGACGTCTCCTCGCTCGCCCCGTTCCCGAACGGCGGCTTCGAGGACGCCCTGGTCGCGGGCCTGCGGGCGGCCACCGCCGACGGGCGCCGGCTGACCGTGCGGATCCTGGTCGGCGCCGCACCGCTCTACCACCTCGACGTCCGCCCTGCCGCCTACCGGACGGAACTGCTCGCCCGGCTCGGGCCGGCCGCCGGCTCCGTCGACCTCATCGTCGCCTCCGCCACCACCTCGCGCACCGGGCTCTCCTGGAACCACTCCAAGATCCTGGTGGTGGACGGTGCCACCGCGATCACCGGCGGCGTCAACGGCTGGAAGGGCGACTACCTCGACACCGCGCACCCGGTCACCGATGCCGATGTCGAGCTCACCGGGCCGGCCGCCACCTCGGCGAGCCGCTACCTCGACACGCTGTGGTCCTGGACCTGCGACAACGCCGGCGGCCTCACCCAGAACGTCTGGCTGGCCGGCCCGGCCGGCGGACGCTGCCCGCGAGCCCTCGCCGAGCCCGTGGCGCCCGCCGCCGGGGACGTCCCGGTGATCGCCGTCGGCGGCCTGGGCATCGGCATCCGCACCGCCGACCCCGCCTCCGCCTACCGCCCCGCGCCGCTCGACCCGGCACCGACCCGGTGCGGCGTCGGCCTGCCCGACCGGACGAACGCCGACCGTGACTACGAGACGGTCAACCCGGAGGAGAACGCGCTGCGTGCCCTGGTGGCGAGCGCCACCGGGCACGTCGAGATCTCCCAGCAGGACCTGAACGCCACCTGCCCGCCGCTGCCCCGCTACGACCAGCGGCTCTACGACGTGCTGGCCGAACGCCTCGCCGCGGGCGTCAAGGTCAGGATCGTGGTCAGCGACCCGGCCAACCGCGGCGCCGTCGGCAGCGGCGGGTACTCGCAGATCCGCTCGCTGAGCGAGATCAGCGACGTCCTGAAGGCTCGGCTGGTGACGCTGACGGGCGACGGGGCGAAGGCCCGGGAGGTGCTCTGCGGCGGCCTCCAGCTGGCGCCCTTCCGGTCCGCGCCGGGCGCCGCCTGGGCGGACGGCCACCCGTACGCCCTGCACCACAAGCTGGTGTCGGTGGACGGCGCCGCCTTCTACGCCGGCTCGAAGAACCTCTACCCGGCCTGGCTGGAGGACTTCGGGTACGTGATCGAGGACGGCGCGGCCGCCGGGCGACTGGACGCCGAGGTGCTGGCGCCCGAGTGGCAGTACTCGCGGGCCGCGGCCACCGTCGACCGCGAGCGCGGGATCTGCACGGTCTGACCGGCCGCGCGGCCCCGCACCGCCCGGCGGGGCCGGTGCTGGGCCGCGTGCGAGGTCAGTGCTGCTGCGCGCTGTGGATCTGCGCCCAGGAGCGGGGCTCCTGCGGCGCGGCGAGCGGCCGGGCGGTGCCGGCGCCGTTCGGCACGGCGCCCGCCGCGGGCTTGGCCGGGGTGTCCAGCCACGTCCGGAAGAGCCCGGTCAGCGACCGGCCGGAGATCCGCTCGGCGTACTGCCGGAAGTCGGTGACGCTCGCGTTGCCGTAGCGGTGCTCGGCCGGCCAGCCCTTGAGGATCCGGAGGAACGCGTCGTCGCCGACCTGCACCCGGAGCGCCTGGAGGGCGAGCGCGCCGCGGTCGTAGACGGCCGCGTCGAACTGGTGCTCCGGGCCCGGGTCGCCCGGCTTCACCGTCCAGAACGGGTCGTCGGCCGCGTGCGAGGAGTACACCCAGTCGGCGAGCTCCTGGGCGGTGCCCTCGCCCTCGTGCTCGGACCAGAGCCACTGGGCGTAGGTGGCGAACCCCTCGTTCAGCCAGATGTCGCTCCAGTGCCGGACGGACACCGTGTCGCCGAACCACTGGTGGGCCAGCTCGTGCACCACCACCGAGGTGTTGGAGCCCCGGGAGAACTGCCGGGGGCTGTAGAACACCCGGGTCTGGTTCTCCAGCGCGTAGCCGGTCGGGACGTTCGGCACATAGCCGCCGACCGAGCCGAACGGGTACGGGCCGAACCAGCCGGCCAGCCAGTCGGCGAGTTCACCCGTCCGCTCGACGCTGGCGCGTGCCGCGCCGTCGTTCGGGCCGAGGTCGCGGCTGTAGGCGTTGAGCACGGGCAGGCCGCCGGCGCTGGTGGAGCGGGTGATGTCGAACCGGCCGAGCGCCAGGGTGGCCAGATAGGTGGCCTGCGGACGGTCCTCGCGCCAGTTCCAGCGTGTCCAGCCGAGCCGGGAGCTCTGCGAGACGAGGTCGCCGTTGCTGATCGCCTGGGTGCCGTCCGGCACGAGCACCGAGACGTCGAAGGTGGCCTTGTCGGCGGGGTGGTCGTTGCTGGGGAACCACCACCAGGCCGCCTCCGGCTCCCCCGCCGCCACCCCGCCGTCGGGGGTGCGCAGCCAGGCGGTGAAGCCGTAGCGGCTGACCGTGGACGGCGTCCCGGCGTACCGCACCACGATGGTGGCCCGGTGCCCCTGGGCCAGCGGTGCGGCGGGGGTGATCTCCAGCTCCTGTTCGCCGGTGGCCGCGTACCGGGCCGGCAGGCCGTCGACCAGGACCTCGGTGACGCCGAGGGCGAAGTCCAGGTCGAAGCGGGAGAGGTCCTGGGTGGCGGTGGCCAGGATGGTGGTGGTGCCCTCCAGCCGGTCGGTGGCGGGCTGGTACTTCAGGCGGATGTCGTAGTGCGAGACGTCGTAGCCGCCGTTCCCGTAGGTCGGGTAGTACGGGTCGCCGATCCCCGGTGCGCCCGGCGTCGGGGCGGCCGCCGCGGCCGGATCGGCGAGCAGGATCAGGGCGGCGGCTGCGGCGGTGACGATCGTCCTCGTGCGCACAGGGGTCCTCCGGTGCGGTCGGCGGGGCACGGGCGGCCCGGCGGCGGGCCGGTCGGGCCGTCGCCGGGTCGGACGCCCAGTCTCACGGGTATGACATGCCCATGCAATAAGGCCTCCGCCATCCGGCAGCACCGCCGGGCCGGGCCCGCGGATCCCCTCCGCGGGCCCGGCCCGGGGCCGGCGCCACCGCTCAGCGGTCCGCGGCCGGCTCCCCCGAGAGGGCGGCCGACAGCCGCAGCCACCGGGCGGCCTCGGCGGCCCGGCCCTGGCGCTGCAGCGTGCGGCCGAGCATCAGGTAGGCGTACCCCTCGACCGGGTCGCGTTCGATCACCTCGCGCAGCTGCTCCTCCGCACGGGTGAGCTGGGCCGAGTGGTAGTAGGCGCGGGCCAGCAGCAGCCGCGGCCCGACCTGCTCGGGGAGTGCTCCACCACCTCGGCCAGCAGCCGCGCCGCCTGCGCGTAGTCCTTGGCGTCGAAGTACAGCCCGGCCCAGCGCCACTGCTCGGCGGCGTCCCCGGCCACGTATGCGTCGATCACTGCGACTCCTCTCCGCGGCGGCCGGATCCGCGCTCCACGCGGACCCGCACCGATCGGTTGAACGTTCACCGACATGCGGGCATTCCGCGGCCCGCCGGCGTCCCTGCTTGCCCGGGCACCGACCGGCGGCGCACGCTGGAAGCGAAGCCACGGCACCAGGAGGTGCGGGATGCACAACCAGTGGGACGTAGAGCTCAGCTTCGACGAGGACGGTGTCAACACCCTCTGCGAGGCGCGCCTGGTCGGCTCGCACGCGCCGGGCGTCAGCGGACACGGCGAGGCGGTCAAGAGCCGCGACGACCGGCCACTGGCCCGGATCGGCGAGGAGATGGCCGCCTCCCGCGCCCTCGACGACCTCTCCCGCCGACTGCGCTCGGTGGCCGACGGGGAGATCGCCGACGAGGGCCACCGGCCCTCCTACCTGATCTACTGACCGTCACCGCCGACCCCCGCACCGGGCCCCGCGCCCGGGGCGGCTGCGGTGCGCCCGCGGCCGGACACCCTCCGTGACCTCCGGATCTCCGGAACGAGGTGATCGGCCCCAACCTCTGGCCCGCCGGGTCCGCCGGGGGTACACATAGGCATATGGTCCGGTTTAGGGGCCGATCCCGGACCCTGCCGGTCCCCGACTCCACCGGTCGACGTCCGTGGTCGCCGATCAGCGTGCGCACCGTCGCAGGCCAGGTCTTCGTCCTCCAGGTGGTCATCGTGCTCCTGCTGGTCGTCGCCGCCGGCACGGAGCTCGTGCTGCAGTCGCGGCACGACACCTCCGCCGAGGCCCGCAACCGCTCGCTCGCCGTCGCCCAGACCTACGCCAACTCGCCGGGCATCGTCGCCGCGCTGCGCTCCCCGAACCCCACCGCCGTCCTGCAGCCAAGCGCCGAGGCCGCCCGCAAGGCCACCGGCGTCGACTTCATCGTCGTCCTGAACACCGACGGCATCCGCTACACCCATCCCAAGCCGGACCGGATCGGCAAGAAGTTCGTCGGCAACATCGCCCCCGCCCTCGCCGGCCAGCCCGTGATCGAGACCGTCAACGGCACCATCGGCCAGCTCGTCCAGGCCACCGTGCCGGTCGACGCCCCCGACGGCACCGTGGTCGGCCTCGTCTCCGCCGGAATCCGCACGGCCGAGATCAGCTCCACCGCCAACCGGCAGCTTCCGCTGCTGCTGCTCGCCGGCGCCGGTGCGCTCGCCCTCGCCACCGCCGGCACCGCCCTGGTCATGCGCCGGCTGCGCCGCCAGACGCACGGACTCGGCCCCGCCGAGATGACCCGGATGTACGAGCACCACGACGCTGTCCTGCACGCCGTCCGCGAGGGCGTGCTCATCCTCGACGGCAGCGGCCGGCTGGTGCTCGCCAACGACGAGGCCAGGCGCCTGCTCGGCCTGCCCGCCGAGGCCGAGGGCGGCGCCGTCGCCGACCTGGGCCTCGACCGGCCGCTCACCGCCCTGTTCGGATCGGGCCGCACCGTCACCGACGAGGTCGTCCGGGCCGGCGACCGCCTGCTCGCCGTCAACATCCGCTCCACCGAGGTCAACGGCGGCCCGCCCGGACACGTCGTCACCCTCCGCGACTCCACCGAGTTGCTGGCCCTCTCCGGCCGGGTCGAACTCGCCGGCCGGCGCCTCCAACTGCTCTACGACGCCAGCGGCGCCATCGGCACCACCCTGGACGTCTCCCGTACCGCCCAGGAACTCGCCGACGCCGCCGTCCCCGCCTTCGCCGACTTCGTCACCGTCGACCTCGCCGAGGCCGTCCTGCGCGGCGAGGAACCCGCCGTCGGGCTGGACGGCGCCCCCTCCAGATGCGCCGCGTCGGACACAGCGGGATCCGCGACGACTCGCCGTTCATCCCGGTCGGCGACAGCGTCCCCCTGGTGCCCGGCACCCCGCGGGCCCGGTCCATGGTCACCGGTGGCGCCGTCATCGCCGAGGACCTCCGGGCCGCCGTCCGGGCCTGGCAGGCCTACCAGCCCGAGCGGGCCACCGGCGTCCTGGAGTACGGCGTCCACTCGCTGCTCACCGTGCCCCTGCAGGCCCGCGGCGTCGTCCTCGGGATGGCCAGCTTCTGGCGCTCCGAGCGGCCCGAACCGTTCGACGAGGAGGACCGCTCGCTCGCCGAGGAACTCGTCGCCCGGGCCGGCGTCTCCATCGACAACGCCCGGCGCTACACCCGCGAGCACGCCATGGCGGTCACCCTCCAGCACAGCCTGCTGCCCGGCGGCCTGCCCGAGCAGAGCGCCCTCGACACCGCCTACCGCTACCTCCCCGCGCAGGCCGGCGTCGGCGGCGACTGGTTCGACGTCATCCCGCTGTCCGGCGCCCGGGTCGCCCTGGTGGTCGGCGACGTGGTCGGCCACGGCCTGCACGCCGCCGCCACCATGGGCCGGCTGCGCACCGCCGTCCACACCTTCTCCGCCCTCGACCTGCCGCCCGACGAACTCCTCGGCCACCTCGACGACCTGGTGAACCGCCTCGACCAGGACTCCTCCCCGGACGGCGACTCCCCGATCACCGGCGCCACCTGCCTCTACGCGATCTACGACCCGGTCGCGCTGCGCTGCACCATGGCCCGGGCCGGTCACCTCCTGCCCGCCCTCGTCCACCCCGACGGCAGCGTCGAGTTCCCCGAGCTGCCCGCCGGGGCGCCGCTCGGCACCGTCGGCATGCCGTTCGAGGCCGTCGAGATCGACGTGCCCGAGGGCAGCCGGCTGGTCCTCTACACCGACGGCCTGGTGGAGGACCGCAGCCGGGACATCGACGAGGGCCTGGAGACGCTGCGGGTCACCCTGGCCGAGCACCCGGACGGCACCCCCGACCAGACCTGCGACACCGTGCTCGCCCGGATGCTCCCCGCCAGCCCGACCGACGACATCGCCCTGCTGGTCGCCCGCACCAGGGCGCTGCCCGCCGAGAAGGTCGCGGTCTGGGACGTCCCCGCCGACCCGAGCGCCGTCTCCGTGATCCGCGGCGAGGTCAGCCGCCGGCTGGAGGAGTGGGGCCTGGACGACCTCGCCTTCACCACCGAACTCGTCCTCAGCGAGCTGGTCACCAACGCCATCCGCTACGGCGGCGAGCCGATCGGCGTGCGGCTGCTGCTGGACCGCACGCTGATCTGCGAGGTCTCCGACACCGGCAGCACCGCCCCGCACCTCCGCTACGCGGCGAGCACGGACGAGGGCGGCCGCGGCCTGTTCCTGGTCGCCCAGTTCGCCGAGCGCTGGGGCACCCGCTACACCGCCACCGGCAAGGTGATCTGGGCCGAGCAGGCGCTGCCCTGAGAGTGGTCCGCCCTGAGAGCGGTCGGCCCTGAGGACGCCCGGCCCTGGGGACGCTCAGCGCTGCTCGTCCTCCACCAGCTGTTTGAACTGCTCCAGGTCCGAGCGGACCGTCCGCTCGATCGCGCTGGCCTGGGCGAACCCGTGGCCGCCGCCGAACACCTCGGCCACCGCCGCCGGCTCGTACTCGATGCGGACCTGCACCCGGGTGCGCCCGGCACCCAGCGGGCGCAGGGCGATCGCGCCGCGCAGCGGCGGGCCGTCGACCGTCTGCCAGGTCATCACCCGGCCCCGGCCGAGGTCGGTGAAGTAGGCGTCGAACTCGCGGTGGCCGCCGTCCACGGCCACGTCCAGGTGCGCACGGTGGCTGCCGCGGGCGTGCGCGTGCAGCACGCCGTCCACGAAGCGCGGGTAGTCGACGACCCGGTGCAGGTGCTCCCAGGTCGCGTCCGCCGGAGCCCCGATCTCGATCTGCTCCTCAAGGGTGCTCATGGCTCTCCTCGCCCGCCGCCGCCGAACCGCGCCGCCTCCCTCAGCCTGCGCCCGGCGGCGGGCCGCGGCAACGAGGCCCGCCGGGCACCGCAGGCCCACGGCCGGGTTCCACGCGCCGCGCGGCCCGTCAGGC
The Kitasatospora paranensis genome window above contains:
- a CDS encoding SRPBCC family protein, with translation MSTLEEQIEIGAPADATWEHLHRVVDYPRFVDGVLHAHARGSHRAHLDVAVDGGHREFDAYFTDLGRGRVMTWQTVDGPPLRGAIALRPLGAGRTRVQVRIEYEPAAVAEVFGGGHGFAQASAIERTVRSDLEQFKQLVEDEQR
- a CDS encoding M1 family metallopeptidase; translation: MRTRTIVTAAAAALILLADPAAAAAPTPGAPGIGDPYYPTYGNGGYDVSHYDIRLKYQPATDRLEGTTTILATATQDLSRFDLDFALGVTEVLVDGLPARYAATGEQELEITPAAPLAQGHRATIVVRYAGTPSTVSRYGFTAWLRTPDGGVAAGEPEAAWWWFPSNDHPADKATFDVSVLVPDGTQAISNGDLVSQSSRLGWTRWNWREDRPQATYLATLALGRFDITRSTSAGGLPVLNAYSRDLGPNDGAARASVERTGELADWLAGWFGPYPFGSVGGYVPNVPTGYALENQTRVFYSPRQFSRGSNTSVVVHELAHQWFGDTVSVRHWSDIWLNEGFATYAQWLWSEHEGEGTAQELADWVYSSHAADDPFWTVKPGDPGPEHQFDAAVYDRGALALQALRVQVGDDAFLRILKGWPAEHRYGNASVTDFRQYAERISGRSLTGLFRTWLDTPAKPAAGAVPNGAGTARPLAAPQEPRSWAQIHSAQQH
- a CDS encoding dsRBD fold-containing protein, with product MHNQWDVELSFDEDGVNTLCEARLVGSHAPGVSGHGEAVKSRDDRPLARIGEEMAASRALDDLSRRLRSVADGEIADEGHRPSYLIY
- a CDS encoding phospholipase, with protein sequence MSDRRPRPHGRVTRPLLVLAAALGVLPAAGPAAAAPGPARPAASATPHLDAVEAALREVSPGLEGQVWQRTGGNRFDGVLQTPGCWGDDACRVRTGSDRLLAATTAAVAAATRTVDVSSLAPFPNGGFEDALVAGLRAATADGRRLTVRILVGAAPLYHLDVRPAAYRTELLARLGPAAGSVDLIVASATTSRTGLSWNHSKILVVDGATAITGGVNGWKGDYLDTAHPVTDADVELTGPAATSASRYLDTLWSWTCDNAGGLTQNVWLAGPAGGRCPRALAEPVAPAAGDVPVIAVGGLGIGIRTADPASAYRPAPLDPAPTRCGVGLPDRTNADRDYETVNPEENALRALVASATGHVEISQQDLNATCPPLPRYDQRLYDVLAERLAAGVKVRIVVSDPANRGAVGSGGYSQIRSLSEISDVLKARLVTLTGDGAKAREVLCGGLQLAPFRSAPGAAWADGHPYALHHKLVSVDGAAFYAGSKNLYPAWLEDFGYVIEDGAAAGRLDAEVLAPEWQYSRAAATVDRERGICTV